tttattatatctatacattttttttcagtgctggggatggaacataatgctaggcaagcactctactgcttgcccccacagtgattttttaaaaacaaaatccgaAACATTCCAATAGAAGATACAATGTATCTAACTACAACTCTCAGAAACTCtcaaaatcattaaaaacaaggaaagtctgagaaactgtcataGTCAAGAGGAGCCTAAGAAGACACAACAGCTAAATGTAATAAGGATGGGgttagaaaatctgaataaacgATGGACttcagttaattaaaaaaaataagaaaaaacatagcCAACACGTTTTATACATATTGATACTgttgtattttacatttaatagCAACATTCATACCCACGATTCCATCATGTACTATCTTTTATTAGATTAGAAGAGGCAAGTAAGTGTATCTGTGGACTGAGAAAGAATCTGAGAGAGGTCAAAGTGATAGGTTAGAGAGGGGAGGACTAATAACAAAGCTATAAGGGACAGTTTCAAGCTTTCCTTTGCATGAGGCTCACCTGAAGGGCCTTGTTAAACTGTAGAGTCCTCAGTCCTACCCACAGATTTTGATTTTGTAGATGCAAGGTGGGTATTTTTAACAAGCATCCCAGGTGATTCCAACACAGGTGATCTAAGGACATAGGCTGAGAAACAACCGGGACTCAAATGACGTATTAACGGTggatggaggaaagagaaagtgcTGGTGGGGGACCAGGAGCTGGTGAGTTTATCTGGTGACATCATTTCTCTATGAAGTGGGAGGTGATATCTCTATGATCAGAGAGCTATTTTAGCAGCAGGGGGTGCTAAGAAAAAGCAGACAGGTTGGGAACAGAGGTGGTAGAAATGGGAAAGAAACATGAACCTGACAAGAGAAACAACCCTAATCCTGGAAGTCAAAAACTGTAGAGAAGATACTTATCTCCTGTGAAGGATGGGGAAAGCAACTGCTATTAGTTTTCTACAGAGCTTAAAGGGCTGAGGGGTGTTAGGAAGAACtaataagaaatggaaagaaaagagactCCTCCTAAAATTATAGTTATGCAGGCCTACCATCACCAGAGATCTCAACTAGGAAGGCATGGGGATGTGGAAGACCTAAGTCCTGCAGCAAGCTAGACCCCCGGCCTCTGCCATTTACTTACCTCTCAGTGCCCAGTCTTCTTACTTGTAAAGGACACTGTCACAGTTTCACCTCATGGAATCACAGTAAGAACTAAGTACAGTAGATCTTTGGTACCTACAGGTTTGCTCTTCCAAGAAGACTGCCCTGGAGTAAAAACTGCGCATGCTCAGTACGCAAAGGGCGCAGGGCTGAGCTGCCGAAACAGTTGACTCAGTTTTACCATTGTGCTGCCCAACTTCCGCTAAAGACGTGTGgcttttcaacaaatctcaaattttcactttattactCCAATTTAGCACATTATGTGCCTTTTTAGGCTCTGGATGATTGCCACAGCTTTTACTCTgcttttgggaggcagatattcacaaaatgaagggcaggcaACACCGATCTGTAAACACCACTGATGATAAGGCGGGACTCACCGAGAGCTCCCGTGCGTTGGGACGCACCAgtggaaatataaaatttttgttgttgaaatttgttttttatttccttatttgacCACACTTGGCTAAAACTGTGTATACTAATTCCACATAAGGCAGGCTTCCTATAGTTAACACATGTAAAATTACAAGAGAAATAATTGGCTGATGACAAGCATTGAAGGAAATGGTAGACCATTCCTATTCCACAAACAACACCTGTTGAAATTTTGTGCCCTGACATTTCTGAAATGCCTTTTACACGCATAACTCAGTCTTCAAGCACAGATGCTTTTATCGCCATTTTGCagataaaccttttttttttttttttggcaacagtggggtttgaacttagggtctcacaattgctaggcaggtactcttaccacttgagcccctcctccagTCCAAGAAACtgaatgttttaaaaaggaaagtaagTTTATTTGCTTAAGTCCTTACAACCAGTATGTAGCCCAACAGGATGAGACCAGGTCCCCAAACGCTAgctgtatttttttcattagcaTTCTATAAAATGGACTAAGCGAAAAGAAATTTGGACCACCTCAAGTTTAAAGTATAATTATCCCAGACCCAATCCCATGTTGGGAACTGTCAATACTAGGAAGTCCACTAAAACTGACTGGTGCCCAAGGCACCCTGCCACATCATCCTCATCCCTGAGCTTGGGAACAGCCACTCAGGCGTGGGGGACAACTGGCAGACTCGACCAGCCCCTCGCAGCCGGGTTCCCCCCATGCGCTGCGAGCAAATGGAGCCTCCCTGCCTGAGCACCCTCTagtctttttttgctcaggctgaatCCAATTGTTGCAGCATTTTCCTTGAAGCCACTGGGGGAGACCACGACGACTGCTCTGATCTGACTACTGGACTGGTTGTCGCAGCTGCCTTGGTCTCTGATATTCCAAAGAGGtaaaattcttttgctttttgtggaGAGGCAACCCAGACGCAAAGAGTGTGGGGGGGAAAAACAGCATGGGATGTTACAGGGTAGAATGCGCAGGTTGTCTCCAAAGTGAACACTGGTTTTCTGACCCTTGGCGCTGGGTGCATGATAACATGTCTCTTGGCATAGTTGAGAATGTGGGTTCAGGGGTGCTCCTGGCGACCCCTCGTTGCTCCCACTACCGCACCTTGAAtcttggtattttttattttacttttgaagcAGGATCTCTCTCCTACCtttgcctggcctcaaactcgtgatcctcctacctctgcctctggagtagctggccTTACAGCCGTGTACCACCATATCCGGAAACAAGGTagtgattaaaaaattttttttgataatgAGTAGGTACCAAAATACACAAAAGGATTAGTAAGGGATCAcgttttctaattttcattctgtgcctggTAAAATGGGTGTGCACAATGCGCAGCCACCTGAGCGGGGGCGCATCAGGAGCCTTCACTCCTACTTGTGGGTACAACTCACTGCGGGTACAGCTCACTGCGGGTCGCGCTGCGCACCGCGCGCGCCACTCCGCACCTCGCGTTTTCTGCCTGCAGTCCCAAGCCAGGTATTATCTCCATACTCCATTTCTCCGCTTTACTCTATTTTCTCCCCCTTCCACCCCACGCCTCTGTATTGTGTCATGTGTACTGCTTCTCTTGTTGGATCTTTCCAGTCGTTTCTTTGACATTCAGCCTCTGAGTATGGAGAGTTTTCCCATTTCTCTTCAACATTTATGTATGTTTCGTTTAAAGTGTTCATCTTACATCTGAGCAAATGAAGTTCAGGTGTTTTATGAGAAAGTGCTctagtgaggattaaataaagtgATGTCAGGGAAAAACATAGAAAGACTGGACCCTTGTACTTTCTGTAGCGCTAAAAAGCAAACCAACAGGTCTCCCTGCGCGTCCCTCGGCCTGCGCATGCGTGTTGCGCATGCCCTCCCCCCATCTTCACCCCCCCCCCCTCGAATCTTCACACACATACCCCTGCCTGCCCCACTGGTGCAAGCTGTTGTCGGTGGCCCAGTGGTCAGGGGTTTTCTTCTAGCGGTTGTTGTGTACGTGTCTGCGTGTAAAGCATCATGGAATGGAGCTGCCCCTGAGTCCCAGTGGACCAGCTTTGCGGGCACTTTAGAACTCCCTGccgtttcctttctctctttcttcccaggCTTCTCCTACCAACCATCTCCCTTATCCTCCAAAATGGGCAATTGGTGTTTTGGACTTAAGGAGCGGCTGACCGCTTTGTTTATCATCCGCGCGTTCAAGGCGCGCCGGCTGCGCACGGAAGATCTCCGCGTGGTGGTCCTGGGCTCGTCTGACGCGAGCAGGAGCGCGCTGCTGCAGAGGTGGGCACACGGCGCCCATTTTCCCACCAACGAAAACCCCTGTTGCCAGTGGCATGAATGCAAACATGCCCAGGGCTTACTGCACATCACCGACACCCCTGGCAACCTCGGCAACCCCGGTATCAGGCGCCTCACCATTGCCAGGGCTCACGCTTTCATACTTATCTACTCAGTCACCAGGAAGGAAAGTCTGGAGGAGTTAAAGCCCTTCTTAGAACTGATTCGCAAGGTTAAAGGCAACAATCTACACAAGTTTCCTATCGTGCTGGTGGGTAACAAGGAAAATGATGAGCGTCCCCGGGAGGTGGCGGTGAAGGAGGGTGCTGCTTTTGCGATGGAGTGGAATTGCGCCTTCATGGAGACCTCCACCAGGGCGGATGCCAACGTACAGCAGCTCTTGTACCTGCTGCTCAATCACAAGAAAAAACCCGCCCCCTGCATGCTGAAGAAATCCCAGGTGTCCCCGGCCACCACCGAGAAGCTGCTAGGCAAATTTGCCGTGATGTGAGCCCTGGGCGCCTATTCTGTAGTATATAGAAACAAGAGCCAACCCCAGTGTAACACGTCACCTGTATGGGATTAATTATTGTGCTGTAGTCTGTAATGTAACAACTAGAAGTCAATAAACTTATACAAGTTGataatttgtgtttttcaaaTTGTTAAAACATGGGTatttgaggaggaggaggagaaaaaaagcacTATGTATTGAAAAATAAGAACGCTAATAATCAACTTAATgtgtttaaaagaacaaaatactaaaattaattcaaagatgCTACAGTGCTTTTGCAATCTTgccattgtggttttgtttgttttgagacagggtctcactatgtaacctggGCTAGACTTGaactcctcttgcctcagcctcccaagtgttgggattacagatgtgtacctccGCAACCGGCTTGTGTAGTTTTAAACATTTCAAGTCCTGTAAATGCCTAATCATATCTTTTCATTGTGTATTTAATGCCTAAGAAATGTGTTTTCATAAAAGCTTTGCCAGTCTGCTGGGAGTCAGTTGTATTAAAACAATGAGTATTCAGTAGCAGATTTTAAGGGCTGGAGCAGAGGAAATTGTAAAAGTGGAATTTGCTCACCAAAGATGTGCCAGTAGTTTCCAAAgtcatacaaatattttattatcctACAGCTTTTGAAAAGTGTAACAGTTCCTTGATCTAATAAAGCTTTCTCTGCATGCAATCAGCTGTAAGAATTTCTTTCTCACAGAACACAAAGCATTGATCATTGCATTAAAATTTAAACTACATATGTTAAAGGTTTCTAATAAGCACTTCACAAGTGGCTGCCTCTGACATCTTGAATtagcaggtgggagagggaggggcttaAGGAGTCCCTGCCAGGCAAGGCTGTTTTATAGCCATaggatttgcatataacctaagAGCATCCTCTGTTATATTTgaaatcacctctagattaccTATAATACTAATACAATGTAATTATCTGGTAAATAGTTCTTAACTgtagtttaggaaataatgacaaggggGAAAGCACATACATGTTTAGCAGAGACccattttttttgtctgtacatGTGGCATACTCCGTAGAGCACATGTATGTGAGATGGAATGCAGAGGGAAGGCTATACTTCTAAGATTATTAGTTAAAGGATAAATTAAGTCACTTCTACGTTACTTGTATTATATAAGGGTGGGAAATACAGCTTCCTCACATCCTCTCTAAAATATCTCATGGGagatagaaaaacaaatcaacagtTCAACATGAATAGAATGTTGTAGAAACAGGGAAGATAAGCACTTTACATGAACAGTTGAAAACATTTTCCTCAAAAAGTTTGCATAAACAGAATCATTCAGGTCTGTTAGGAACTGGCTTAGGTGTGTGTAGAGAGAGGTGGGATGGGGACAGGACAGGGACACATTTCAGGCAGATGTAATGATGAAATGGATAAAGACGGAAGCTGAGATATCACAGAAAGTGTCCAGAAATGGATGGAGCAAACTGTGGAAGATGAGCCTGAGTAGAGAGAGTTTAGATTTTATCCTTTAGAGGCAATGGGGGAATTGCCAGAGGATTTAGGcaaatcacttaaaaaaaaaaaaacaccatgtgGGGCCTCTATGGGAAGGGTACTGGCAAAAGACAGAAAACTATTAGAATGAACAGGAATGAGATTTTTGAATCAACGATCTTGGCACTCCCAGAGGAGTAAAGACAAAGGAATTGATCTGAGAACTGTTTAGCAGAAAGAATGACTACAACTTGTCATGAGCTGGAGtttggaagagaggaagaaactaTGTGACTGCCAGTTTTCTGAATGCCTTTCCTGACTGAAGAATCAAGTTCAGAAACAGGGAAACATCTATTTGCACATGCACATATGGACAGTAAGTTACATTTTGTGTAACATAGTTTCAAGGTTTTTCTAGGATGGGCAGGTGGAGGTTTCCAGTGGAAACTGAACTGGAGTTAGGGGCTGCAGACAATAATGAATTTTTAGCATATAGCTGATGGTAAAGCTGTatgaggagaaaagacaaaaagatttaGGGAAGAATCTTGGAGAACAGAAGCACTCTGAAAGCTACCAACAAAGAGGAAACTGGGAAGGACCCTTGAAAATGGATGAAAGAGCCagggtatggtggcatacacctataatcccagcttctcaggaggtagacacaggaggattgtgagtttggggccagcctgggcaaagttagcaagaccattttgttttgtctcaaaaacaaaagggttagGAGAcagaactcaagtggtagagcacttgcctagcaggtgcaaggccctgagtttaatccccactatagcaaaagaaaaaaaaatgaccaaaagatAACAGGAAAGTCATAATGTGTATTAGTAAATGCTAAGAGAAAAGTGAGTTTCAAGGAAAAGCATATAGTCCACCAAAGCAAATAATagcaaaaggacaaaaaaatagGATGAGGATTACAAAGTGTTGATAAGATTTAGCAGTTCAGAGACATTTCTGGTTCCAGTGAAGATAGAGCAGTTTGTTCCTTCCAGGTACTATCTCTTATAACTAAAACAACTCTGGACAAAAtgcaacaaataaagaaaaatacttacaGGTGGAAAAAGAATAAATCAGCCCCCCACTTTTCCTAGTGGTATCAATGGGGCCCTGCAGAAAGTTAAGAATGCACACCCACCCAGTCCTCCTCAATAAAGGAGAATGCTTGATAAAAAAGGTTAAAAAGGATCCAGAATTTTGTAGCATAATAATCTGAGTGTTTAGGATACAGCAAAAAATCACTGTCAAACTAAGAAACAGGAAAATCCCAACTTGAATGAGAAGAGAAATCAACAGACACCAAGATGAATCAGATGTTGgaattatttgaagaaaattttaaaatgacaattatGAATTCTGTTTAAGATTACAAACCcagaaaacatcaataaagaaacagaaattacaaaagaatcaaatggaaattacAATAACTAAAATAACAATATCACTTCATAAGCTCAATAGTAGAGTGATTAATTGAGTGAGCTTGAGGACAGATAAACAAAATTTACCCAACTCAAACAGTAGAGAGAAAGTAGGACAAAagtctattccaggaatgggggcagaagggataaaggagaattctGGAGGGaaggaattcaactatgatatttgtaaatgccacaatgtacccccagcacaaacataataaaaaaggaaagaaatgtacaGGTTCTCAAGGACCTGTATGACAGCAACAAAAGTTCCAACATTCTTATTACTGAAGTTGCAGAAAGAGAGAGTGGCCTGTTAACATAACTATGTGAGCTTACACAGGCAGAGAAGGGGATAGGCACTGGTTCCATTACACCATCTTCTTTCCATACAAAGACTCCTTACCTCCCCACCTCTGTGCCTTCATTTATACTCTGCCTAGATTTCTCCTCCTCCTAGTACAGTCACATATCAAAACTCAAGGCATTCTTCCAGATTCAATAAATGCCAAATGTGTCAGAAGCCTTCATGCTTGTCTTTCCCAGAACTCAGAAGCAGCTATCGCACGGTTACATTGAGCTAAGTTTGGACCTGGCACTCTCTGACCAGGCTCAGTGCCAATTCTAGTCTTCTGATTTATGGTCAAGTGTGTGCTTGCCTCTACACTAGACCAATCATCTAGGAATTATAAAACTTAGCCCTCATCTTCCAGTAGCACCGTCATTTCAGAGTcagaatatttatatttcatattttactgaTGTTAGTACAAAGCACAACTTTTGTTCCAAAGGGAATAGAGATAGTTCAGGTTACCTTAAATGACATGTCCCTCTGTGGAAGAGGTTACATGAACTTTTATAGTTGCAGAACAAACAAAGCCCATAAATCAATGCATTTACTAAATCAATGCATTTACATTGGTGAGGACATCAAGCAGGTGGGTTGTAGCAGAGTGGAAAAATCTATAGGTTTCAGAttatttttgtgtggtactgcagattgaactcagggacct
The sequence above is a segment of the Castor canadensis chromosome 7, mCasCan1.hap1v2, whole genome shotgun sequence genome. Coding sequences within it:
- the Diras3 gene encoding GTP-binding protein Di-Ras3, with amino-acid sequence MGNWCFGLKERLTALFIIRAFKARRLRTEDLRVVVLGSSDASRSALLQRWAHGAHFPTNENPCCQWHECKHAQGLLHITDTPGNLGNPGIRRLTIARAHAFILIYSVTRKESLEELKPFLELIRKVKGNNLHKFPIVLVGNKENDERPREVAVKEGAAFAMEWNCAFMETSTRADANVQQLLYLLLNHKKKPAPCMLKKSQVSPATTEKLLGKFAVM